A genome region from Labilibaculum antarcticum includes the following:
- a CDS encoding DUF6261 family protein → MFESIHLTNLRHNEFIQFIINYLEILSKNDLTALKLQPQSDNLSALIASMIALYKPDKGSSITKILLEDDNRRDKSLVGIQTVINAYTYHFDAEIKESADVLTASLKKYGTAITKQNYQGETATVNSILDEWKRESAFVNAINKLALTDWVVELGTANTQFNTDYLDRAKEDAESPEIKIVDLRKQIIQAYYELSNRVNAFATIGEVETYTDMVKHSNSIIEKYNAVIVARAAKTVEEEIPTQE, encoded by the coding sequence ATGTTTGAATCTATTCATCTTACAAATTTACGTCACAACGAATTCATCCAGTTCATTATTAATTATCTGGAAATTTTAAGTAAAAACGATCTAACCGCTTTAAAGTTGCAGCCTCAATCAGATAATTTGTCAGCTCTAATTGCATCTATGATTGCCTTGTATAAACCCGACAAGGGAAGTTCAATAACCAAAATTCTTCTTGAAGATGATAACCGACGCGACAAGTCTCTTGTTGGCATCCAGACAGTAATAAATGCCTATACCTACCATTTCGATGCGGAAATCAAGGAATCTGCCGATGTGTTAACTGCATCTTTAAAAAAGTATGGAACGGCAATAACCAAGCAGAATTATCAAGGCGAAACCGCTACTGTTAATTCAATTCTTGATGAATGGAAGAGAGAAAGCGCATTTGTAAATGCGATCAATAAATTAGCTCTTACCGATTGGGTTGTTGAATTAGGTACGGCAAACACACAATTTAATACCGATTATTTGGATCGTGCTAAAGAAGATGCCGAATCACCCGAAATCAAAATAGTTGATTTACGTAAGCAAATCATACAAGCCTACTATGAGCTAAGCAATCGTGTGAATGCATTTGCGACTATTGGCGAAGTAGAAACTTATACAGATATGGTTAAACATAGCAATAGCATCATTGAAAAATACAATGCTGTGATTGTTGCCCGTGCAGCTAAAACAGTTGAGGAGGAGATACCTACTCAGGAGTAA
- a CDS encoding DUF2971 domain-containing protein → MEVNKFECTYRTGRQNGSIVFEVIPDEERPVPESLFKLYELNKFSVDALCKSYFYAAHPCQLNDYFDCHEKLLEFDDQLIINFLGNGGFHENIQDLIKNDPKRAQKITRETFREVFFKKIGVVSLTENPFNLLMWSYYTNHKGFQVQYDHGKFSFNNHGPFAINYRENLEIIRMSPSNVELGVLMQTNLKHKVWQHEKEWRFLAEKENMESPSSEVMRNEGGESRKFPYSFSAINSIQLGIRFFDVEEVIPENKYTLRISLKLKDVLKRKFLSFLAENEINTGISISQELNKIDFRYGRLMRIDKLTFVFTVFEDLNNLPLTLHEAIIKLLQHEDRAMNAKEIADKLNQNGWYQKSDGSLVKTNQIHARKNKYPDLFSVDNTAKPQLIDLV, encoded by the coding sequence ATGGAAGTGAATAAATTTGAATGTACCTATCGCACAGGTAGACAAAATGGATCAATTGTATTTGAGGTGATTCCTGATGAGGAAAGACCAGTCCCTGAATCTTTATTTAAGCTTTATGAATTAAATAAATTTTCAGTCGATGCATTATGTAAGAGTTATTTTTATGCAGCCCATCCTTGTCAGCTTAATGATTATTTTGATTGCCACGAAAAACTATTAGAGTTTGATGACCAATTAATAATAAACTTTCTTGGAAATGGAGGCTTTCATGAAAATATTCAAGATTTAATTAAAAATGACCCTAAAAGGGCACAAAAGATAACAAGGGAAACTTTTCGAGAAGTCTTTTTTAAGAAGATAGGAGTCGTAAGTTTAACTGAAAACCCTTTTAATTTGTTAATGTGGTCATACTATACCAATCACAAAGGATTTCAAGTGCAATATGACCATGGTAAATTCTCGTTTAATAATCATGGTCCATTTGCTATAAATTATCGTGAAAATTTAGAAATAATAAGAATGTCGCCAAGTAATGTTGAATTAGGAGTTCTTATGCAGACAAATTTAAAACATAAGGTGTGGCAACATGAAAAAGAATGGCGTTTTTTAGCAGAAAAAGAGAATATGGAATCACCAAGTTCTGAAGTTATGAGAAATGAAGGAGGTGAGTCAAGGAAATTTCCATATTCTTTTTCTGCAATAAATAGTATTCAATTGGGAATTCGTTTTTTTGATGTGGAAGAAGTTATACCTGAAAATAAATACACTCTAAGAATTTCTTTAAAATTAAAAGATGTATTGAAACGAAAATTCTTATCATTTTTAGCTGAAAATGAGATCAATACTGGAATATCAATATCTCAAGAGCTTAATAAAATTGATTTTAGGTATGGTAGGCTTATGAGGATTGATAAATTGACATTTGTATTTACTGTTTTTGAAGATTTGAATAATCTTCCATTGACATTGCATGAAGCAATAATTAAATTGCTCCAGCACGAAGATAGAGCAATGAACGCTAAAGAAATTGCCGATAAATTAAATCAAAATGGATGGTACCAGAAGAGTGATGGTTCTTTGGTAAAAACTAATCAAATTCATGCTCGAAAAAATAAATATCCTGATCTTTTCAGTGTGGATAATACAGCTAAGCCTCAACTTATTGACTTAGTTTAA
- the ftcD gene encoding glutamate formimidoyltransferase translates to MKKLIECVPNFSEGNDMNIIKQITHEIESVEGVRLIDVDPGKATNRTVVTMVGTPDEVCEAAFRAVKKAAELIDMSKHSGAHPRFGATDVCPLVPVANITMEETIEYAHKLAKRIGEEAGVPVYCYESAARTPERKNLAVCRAGEYEAVKDRIGTEQWKPDFGPAEFTPAVAKSGVTAVGARNFLIAYNFNLNTTSTRRANAIAFDVRERGRTLREGNPATGKIVTDEKGNPVMIPGTLKATKAIGWFIEEFGVAQISMNMTDLDVTPVHKAFDEVCAKAQARGIRVTGSELVGVVPLKAMLDAGKHYLRMQERSTGIADREIIKIAVKSLGLDELYPFEADKKIVEYILEDKDQKKLVDLNLTDFVNETASESMAPGGGSISAYMGAMGAALGSMVANLSAHKAGWDDRWEEFSDWAEMGKSYHTKLVHLVDEDTNAFNKIMDAIRLPKGTDAEKTARGEAMEEATKFATMVPFQTMELCLGSMDVAKAMAEVGNPNSVTDAGVGALAARSGVLGAFMNVKINAKDLQDKAWAADILAKGQAIVDKAIALENEIVAMVNAKI, encoded by the coding sequence ATGAAAAAATTAATCGAATGTGTTCCTAATTTTTCTGAAGGGAACGACATGAATATCATTAAGCAGATTACCCATGAAATTGAATCTGTAGAAGGCGTACGTTTAATCGACGTTGATCCTGGAAAAGCAACCAACCGTACCGTAGTTACTATGGTGGGCACGCCCGATGAGGTTTGCGAAGCAGCCTTTCGTGCTGTAAAAAAAGCAGCAGAGTTAATCGACATGAGCAAGCACTCAGGTGCACATCCACGTTTTGGAGCCACCGATGTTTGTCCCTTGGTGCCGGTTGCCAACATTACAATGGAAGAGACCATTGAGTATGCACACAAATTGGCGAAACGCATTGGCGAAGAAGCAGGTGTTCCTGTTTATTGCTACGAAAGTGCAGCACGCACACCTGAGCGTAAAAATTTGGCGGTTTGTCGTGCCGGCGAGTACGAAGCCGTTAAAGACAGAATAGGAACAGAGCAGTGGAAACCAGATTTTGGACCTGCTGAATTTACACCTGCCGTTGCCAAAAGCGGGGTGACTGCTGTTGGAGCACGTAATTTCTTAATTGCCTACAACTTCAACTTAAATACCACCTCAACCCGTCGTGCCAATGCCATCGCATTCGATGTTCGTGAGCGTGGCCGCACCTTGCGAGAAGGAAATCCGGCAACGGGGAAAATTGTTACCGACGAAAAAGGAAATCCGGTAATGATTCCTGGAACCCTAAAAGCCACCAAAGCAATTGGATGGTTTATCGAAGAATTTGGCGTTGCTCAAATTTCTATGAACATGACCGATCTCGATGTAACACCTGTTCACAAAGCATTCGATGAGGTTTGCGCCAAAGCTCAGGCTCGTGGTATTCGCGTTACAGGATCCGAGTTGGTGGGTGTTGTGCCATTAAAAGCAATGCTGGATGCCGGTAAGCATTACCTTCGCATGCAGGAACGTTCAACCGGTATTGCCGATCGCGAAATCATAAAAATCGCAGTTAAATCACTCGGGTTGGATGAGTTGTACCCATTCGAAGCCGATAAGAAAATTGTAGAATACATCTTGGAAGATAAAGATCAGAAGAAATTGGTTGACCTGAATCTTACCGATTTTGTGAACGAAACAGCTTCCGAATCCATGGCTCCGGGTGGAGGATCAATTTCTGCCTACATGGGTGCTATGGGTGCCGCTTTGGGATCAATGGTTGCCAACCTATCGGCTCACAAAGCAGGATGGGACGATCGTTGGGAAGAGTTCTCCGATTGGGCCGAAATGGGCAAATCCTACCACACCAAACTAGTTCATTTGGTGGATGAGGATACCAATGCCTTCAATAAAATTATGGATGCAATTCGTTTGCCAAAAGGCACCGATGCTGAGAAAACTGCTCGTGGTGAGGCCATGGAAGAGGCCACCAAATTTGCAACCATGGTTCCTTTTCAAACCATGGAGCTGTGTTTGGGTTCAATGGATGTTGCCAAAGCAATGGCCGAGGTTGGTAATCCTAACTCGGTAACCGATGCCGGTGTTGGCGCATTGGCCGCCCGTTCGGGGGTTTTGGGTGCTTTCATGAATGTGAAAATCAACGCTAAAGATTTGCAGGACAAAGCCTGGGCTGCCGATATCCTAGCCAAAGGGCAGGCAATTGTTGATAAGGCCATTGCTCTCGAAAACGAGATTGTAGCCATGGTTAACGCTAAAATCTAA
- the hutI gene encoding imidazolonepropionase — translation MKLLISNIKTLVQVDEAPRKWVAGTDMANLNCIDDAYLLIEGEKITDFGKMEDMPDFDEKEGFDFVEEYDATGRMVFPSFCDSHTHLVYAGSREIEYTDKIKGLSYEEIAKRGGGILNSAKRMHEATEEELYESAMERIQEIIGLGTGAVEIKSGYGLTVADELKMLRVIKRLKKNTPLTIKSTFLGAHAVPAEYIGRQGEYVDMVINEMIPMVAAEDLADYIDVFCDKGFFTVEETDRILLAGMKYGMRAKIHANELDYSGGVQVGVKYNALSVDHLEFVGDAEIEALKGSETMPTVLPGAAFFLNMVCSPVRKMMDAGLPVALASDFNPGSSPSGNMKFIMSLACINYKMLPQEAINATTLNSAYAMGVEEELGSIAKGKIANVYITKEIPSVEYMPYAYGSNLIDVVILRGKVL, via the coding sequence ATGAAGTTGTTAATAAGTAATATAAAAACATTGGTTCAGGTTGATGAAGCGCCCCGAAAATGGGTAGCAGGAACCGACATGGCAAATTTGAATTGCATTGATGATGCCTACTTGCTGATTGAAGGTGAGAAAATAACTGATTTTGGTAAAATGGAAGACATGCCTGACTTTGATGAAAAGGAAGGTTTTGATTTTGTTGAGGAATATGATGCAACTGGAAGAATGGTTTTTCCGAGTTTCTGCGATTCGCATACTCATTTGGTGTATGCCGGAAGTCGGGAAATAGAATATACCGATAAAATTAAAGGTTTATCGTACGAGGAGATTGCAAAGCGTGGCGGTGGAATTTTGAATTCGGCAAAACGCATGCACGAAGCAACGGAAGAGGAGTTGTATGAATCGGCCATGGAGCGAATTCAAGAGATTATTGGTTTGGGAACTGGAGCTGTCGAAATTAAAAGCGGTTATGGTTTAACCGTTGCCGATGAGTTGAAAATGCTTCGTGTAATTAAGCGCTTAAAGAAAAATACGCCACTGACTATTAAATCGACCTTTTTGGGTGCACATGCCGTTCCTGCTGAATACATCGGCAGACAAGGAGAATATGTAGACATGGTGATTAATGAAATGATACCCATGGTTGCTGCCGAAGATTTGGCCGATTATATTGATGTGTTTTGCGACAAGGGATTCTTTACGGTTGAAGAGACCGATCGGATTTTATTGGCTGGAATGAAATACGGCATGCGGGCTAAAATTCATGCTAACGAGCTGGATTATTCAGGGGGAGTGCAGGTAGGAGTGAAGTACAATGCGCTTTCGGTTGATCATTTAGAGTTTGTTGGCGATGCTGAAATTGAAGCTTTGAAAGGATCGGAGACCATGCCTACAGTATTGCCTGGCGCGGCTTTCTTTTTAAACATGGTTTGTTCGCCGGTGCGCAAAATGATGGATGCAGGATTACCGGTTGCTTTGGCATCCGATTTTAATCCGGGATCGTCGCCATCGGGAAATATGAAATTTATTATGTCGCTGGCATGTATCAATTATAAAATGTTGCCACAGGAGGCTATTAATGCCACTACCCTTAATTCGGCTTACGCCATGGGTGTTGAAGAGGAATTGGGAAGCATTGCCAAAGGAAAAATTGCCAATGTTTACATCACCAAAGAAATTCCTTCGGTAGAGTACATGCCATATGCCTACGGAAGCAACCTGATTGATGTAGTGATTTTGCGCGGGAAGGTGTTGTAA